The Coregonus clupeaformis isolate EN_2021a chromosome 18, ASM2061545v1, whole genome shotgun sequence genome has a segment encoding these proteins:
- the LOC121559471 gene encoding centrosomal protein of 192 kDa-like: MSQNATAWRCFTFSKSPVAMTAEGVLQAGTVTSLAAPSVINHVMHASYGENPESFMVWDHFQPCSGDLGPAEEYSARVDIEVDCPGPSHVIRSVPLGARSGIARVHAPKGLQLQSSFGLEERLTRHRELSIRPREDVVVHLLFAPTRVACTLAKLEIKPSQPGIKFTIPLSGYGGTSSIILEDTRKRSDGYVGMLMGVAAGQVSKLCVCVRNTGSRAAFIKAVPYSDLQTRSVMDSSVISLSPSPLVHRR; this comes from the exons ATGTCACAG AATGCCACGGCTTGGCGCTGCTTCACTTTCTCCAAGAGTCCCGTTGCCATGACAGCTGAGGGCGTGCTGCAGGCGGGGACTGTGACCTCACTGGCCGCGCCGTCCGTCATTAACCATGTGATGCACGCCAGCTACGGAGAG AATCCAGAGAGCTTCATGGTTTGGGATCACTTCCAGCCCTGTTCAG GTGATCTAGGTCCAGCTGAAGAGTACAGTGCGCGGGTGGACATCGAGGTGGACTGTCCAGGGCCCAGTCATGTGATCAGGAGCGTCCCCCTCGGAGCCAGGTCTGGGATAGCCAGAGTACACGCCCCCAAAGGCCTACAG CTCCAGAGTAGCTTTGGACTAGAGGAAAGGTTGACCCGGCACAGAGAGCTGTCCATCCGGCCCAGGGAGGATGTTGTGGTCCACCTGCTGTTTGCCCCCACCCGGGTGGCCTGCACCCTGGCCAAGCTGGAGATCAAACCCTCACAGCCTGGCATCAAGTTCACT aTCCCCCTATCAGGCTATGGAGGGACCAGTAGCATTATTCTGGAAGACACCAGGAAGCGTTCAGACGGCTACGTGGGTATGCTAATGGGTGTGGCAGCAGGCCAGGTGTccaagctctgtgtgtgtgtgaggaacaCTGGGTCCAGGGCTGCCTTCATTAAGGCTGTTCCCTACTCTGACCTTCAGACACGCTCTGTCATGGACTCATCTGTCATCAGCCTCTCTCCATCTCCGTTAGTACACAGGAG GTGA